A single genomic interval of Phaeodactylum tricornutum CCAP 1055/1 chromosome 5, whole genome shotgun sequence harbors:
- a CDS encoding predicted protein produces MHDDVQEMVATIKELHTIVEGQNEKIKELTTMLRMAMGRTDTNTNIAEDSAKQEGLAINAIDVETGPAADQQAFPTYSLPERLKDMDIKDSFQQWHFQQWHTQIRRGRTKQRGILSQLRFGIEYFSLFLPEQVPPLPPSIGHPMELSAESWRRQIRFLANKAFDAVTEFSWSRV; encoded by the coding sequence ATGCACGATGACGTTCAGGAAATGGTTGCAACCATTAAGGAGCTACACACAATTGTGGAAGgacaaaacgaaaaaattAAGGAGTTAACAACAATGCTACGGATGGCTATGGGACGTACGGATACCAACACTAACATTGCAGAAGACAGCGCAAAGCAAGAAGGGCTAGCCATCAATGCCATTGACGTCGAAACAGGACCAGCTGCAGACCAGCAGGCATTCCCAACGTACTCTCTTCCAGAAAGGCTAAAAGACATGGACATCAAGGATTCATTCCAGCAATGGCATTTCCAGCAGTGGCATACACAAATACGCCGGGGTCGGACAAAACAGAGGGGCATTTTGAGCCAACTTCGCTTTGGGATCGAGTATTTCTCACTTTTTCTTCCAGAGCAAGTACCTCCATTACCTCCATCAATAGGGCACCCAATGGAACTTTCTGCAGAATCTTGGAGGCGACAAATCCGCTTTCTCGCAAACAAAGCGTTTGATGCCGTGACGGAATTTTCTTGGTCAAGGGTTTAA